One window of Diabrotica undecimpunctata isolate CICGRU chromosome 8, icDiaUnde3, whole genome shotgun sequence genomic DNA carries:
- the LOC140448201 gene encoding 1-acyl-sn-glycerol-3-phosphate acyltransferase alpha-like — protein MLYYLLIPLAVLLVWNIESRFQKWAKYGLYVAYCYLVPFLIPLWIFSPGDSANALLPARGFRIVCRLLGVKYTVEGKENVNPDSGGVVLINHQSILDLLVLSILWPTIPRCSTIAKKSLLYVVPIGFAIWLCGAIFIDREKPSESHVAVNKTARQINKRQARVLIFPEGTRNGGPKLLPFKKGAFHLAIAAQCPIQPVAVSRFTFLGKNKFTSGEIKIRILPAISTKNLTTEDIPRLIDETYQIMSKTVDEITQ, from the exons ATGTTGTACTACCTGCTAATACCATTGGCAGTGCTTCTAGTGTGGAATATCGAGTCAAGATTTCAAAAATGGGCCAAATATGGACTCTACGTAGCTTATTGTTATTTAGTGCCGTTTTTGATTCCACTGTGGATATTTTCGCCTGGAGATAGTGCAAATGCATT ACTACCAGCTAGAGGGTTTCGAATAGTGTGTAGACTCTTAGGTGTGAAATACACCGTTGAAGGAAAAGAAAACGTAAATCCCGATAGCGGGGGAGTGGTCCTGATCAATCATCAAAGTATTTTAGATCTTTTAG TTTTATCCATTCTATGGCCGACCATTCCAAGATGTTCGACAATAGCCAAAAAGTCGCTCCTTTACGTCGTACCAATCGGTTTTGCGATTTGGTTATGTGGCGCCATCTTCATCGATAGAGAAAAACCGTCTGAATCGCACGTAGCTGTCAATAAGACTGCCAGACAAATAAACAAAAGACAG gcACGTGTACTTATATTTCCCGAAGGAACCAGAAACGGCGGCCCAAAACTGCTACCCTTCAAGAAGGGTGCGTTCCATTTAGCCATAGCCGCACAATGTCCCATCCAACCTGTGGCTGTGTCGAGGTTTACCTTCTTAGGAAAGAATAAATTTACCTCAG gaGAAATTAAGATTAGGATTCTTCCTGCGATTTCTACAAAAAATTTGACCACTGAAGACATTCCAAGATTGATTGACGAGACGTACCAGATCATGTCAAAAACTGTGGACGAAATCACTCAGTAA